From Nonlabens sp. Ci31, the proteins below share one genomic window:
- the folE gene encoding GTP cyclohydrolase I FolE, giving the protein MAPYRVFEEYNIKITDEIKGKYRDVIKELGEDVEREGLVKTPERAAKAMQFLTSGYDIDPAKILKGAMFAEDYHDMVIIKDIELYSLCEHHMLPFFGKAHIAYIPDGHIVGLSKIPRIVDVFARRLQVQERLTHDILECIDKTLKPKGVAVVIEASHMCMMMRGVQKQNSATTTSGFRGQFQKVETRAEFMNLISSKLH; this is encoded by the coding sequence ATGGCACCTTACAGGGTTTTTGAAGAATACAACATAAAAATTACAGATGAAATCAAAGGTAAATACCGCGATGTTATTAAAGAATTAGGAGAAGACGTGGAACGAGAAGGTCTTGTAAAGACACCTGAAAGAGCTGCAAAAGCCATGCAGTTTTTAACTTCAGGATACGATATAGATCCTGCTAAGATACTTAAGGGTGCTATGTTTGCTGAAGATTATCACGATATGGTCATCATAAAAGATATCGAATTGTATTCCTTGTGTGAGCACCACATGCTACCGTTTTTTGGAAAAGCACATATCGCCTATATTCCTGATGGTCATATTGTAGGTCTTTCTAAAATACCTAGAATAGTAGATGTATTTGCTAGACGCCTACAAGTACAGGAACGATTGACACATGACATTTTAGAATGCATAGACAAGACTTTAAAACCTAAAGGTGTTGCGGTTGTTATAGAAGCTTCACACATGTGTATGATGATGCGTGGTGTTCAAAAACAAAACAGTGCTACTACCACAAGTGGTTTTAGAGGCCAGTTTCAAAAAGTAGAGACCCGAGCAGAATTCATGAACCTTATTTCTTCAAAATTGCACTAA
- the msrA gene encoding peptide-methionine (S)-S-oxide reductase MsrA, with protein MDKAIFAGGCFWCTEAVFQRVKGVEQVKSGFCGGRIKNPPYREVVQGRTGHAEAIEITYDSEVVSYKDLVAVFMATHDPTTLNRQGYDVGTHYRSAIFYLNDQQENTARDYVKNLEDKAVYPDPVVTEIAAATIFYPAEDIHNDYYNNNREQGYCQVIIDPKIKKLMTGFKELVK; from the coding sequence ATGGACAAAGCAATTTTTGCTGGAGGATGTTTTTGGTGCACAGAAGCGGTTTTCCAACGAGTAAAAGGTGTAGAACAAGTGAAATCAGGTTTTTGTGGTGGGCGTATTAAAAATCCTCCTTATAGAGAAGTAGTGCAAGGAAGAACAGGTCATGCAGAAGCTATAGAGATCACATATGATTCTGAAGTGGTATCTTATAAGGATTTAGTAGCCGTATTTATGGCCACTCATGATCCTACTACTTTAAACAGGCAAGGTTATGATGTGGGAACACATTATCGCAGTGCCATATTTTACCTTAACGATCAACAAGAAAATACGGCTAGAGATTACGTTAAAAATTTAGAAGACAAAGCTGTCTATCCAGATCCTGTAGTGACAGAGATAGCTGCAGCTACTATTTTTTATCCCGCAGAAGATATTCACAACGATTATTATAATAACAATCGGGAGCAAGGATACTGTCAGGTAATTATAGATCCTAAAATCAAGAAATTGATGACAGGTTTTAAAGAATTGGTCAAATAA